A region from the Symphalangus syndactylus isolate Jambi chromosome 2, NHGRI_mSymSyn1-v2.1_pri, whole genome shotgun sequence genome encodes:
- the GBF1 gene encoding Golgi-specific brefeldin A-resistance guanine nucleotide exchange factor 1 isoform X27, which yields MVDKNIYIIQGEINVVVGAIKRNARWSTHTPLDEERDPLLHSFSHLKEVLNSITELSEIEPNVFLRPFLEVIRSEDTTGPITGLALTSVNKFLSYALIDPTHEGTAEGMENMADAVTHARFVGTDPASDEVVLMKILQILRTLLLTPVGAHLTNESVCEIMQSCFRICFEMRLSELLRKSAEHTLVDMVQLLFTRLPQFKEEPKSYVGTNMKKLKMRAGGMSDSSKWKKQKRSPRPPRHMTKVTPGSELPTPNGTTLSSNLTGSMPFIDVPTPISSASSEAASAVVSPSTDSGLEFSSQTTSKEDLTDLEQPGSPGYSTATEPGSSELGVPEQPDLQEGTHVEKSQSASVESIPEVLEECTSPADHSDSASVHDMDYVNPRGVRFTQSSQKEGTALVPYGLPCIRELFRFLISLTNPHDRHNSEVMIHMGLHLLTVALESAPVAQCQTLLGLIKDEMCRHLFQNAFPVSGQLYTTHLLSLDALLTVIDSTEAHCQAKVLNSLTQQEKKETARPSCEIVDGTREASNTERTASDGKAVGMASDIPGLHLPGGGWLPPEHGKPGRSDMEEAVDSGADKKFARKPPRFSCLLPDPRELIEIKNKKKLLITGTEQFNQKPKKGIQFLQEKGLLTIPMDNTEVAQWLRENPRLDKKMIGEFVSDRKNIDLLESFVSTFSFQGLRLDEALRLYLEAFRLPGEAPVIQRLLEAFTERWMNCNGSPFANSDACFSLAYAVIMLNTDQHNHNVRKQNAPMTLEEFRKNLKGVNGGKDFEQDILEDMYHAIKNEEIVMPEEQTGLVRENYVWNVLLHRGATPEGIFLRVPTASYDLDLFTMTWGPTIAALSYVFDKSLEETIIQKAISGFRKCAMISAHYGLSDVFDNLIISLCKFTALSSESIENLPSVFGSNPKAHIAAKTVFHLAHRHGDILREGWKNIMEAMLQLFRAQLLPKAMVEVEDFVDPNGKISLQREETPSNRGESTVLSFVSWLTLSGPEQSSVRGPSTENQEAKRVALECIKQCDPEKMITESKFLQLESLQELMKALVSVTPDEETYDEEDAAFCLEMLLRIVLENRDRVGCVWQTVRDHLYHLCVQAQDFCFLVERAVVGLLRLAIRLLRREEISGQVLLSLRILLLMKPSVLSRVSHQVAYGLHELLKTNAANIHSGDDWATLFTLLECIGSGVKPPAALQATARADAPDAGAQSDSELSSYHQNDVSLDRGYTSDSEVYTDHGRPGKIHRSATDADVVNSGWLVVGKDDIDNSKPGPSHPGPSPLINQYSLTVGLDLGPHDTKSLLKCVESLSFIVRDAAHITPDNFELCVKTLRIFVEASLNGGCKSQEKRGKSHKYDSKGNRFKKKSKEGSMLRRPRTSSQHASRGGQSDDDEDEGVPASYHTVSLQLLDLMHTLHTRAASIYSSWAEEQRHLETGGQKIEADSRTLWAHCWCPLLQGIACLCCDARRQVRMQALTYLQRALLVHDLQKLDALEWESCFNKVLFPLLTKLLENISPADVGGMEETRMRASTLLSKVFLQHLSPLLSLSTFAALWLTILDFMDKYMHAGSSDLLSEAIPESLKNMLLVMDTAEIFHSADARGGGPSALWEITWERIDCFLPHLRDELFKQTVIQDPIPMEPHGQKPLASAHLTSAAGDTRSPGHPPPPEIPSELGACDFEKPEGPRAASSSSPGSPVASSPSRLSPTPDGPPPLAQPPLILQPLASPLQVGVPPMTLPIILNPALIEATSPVPLLATPRPTDPIPTSEVN from the exons ATCCCACCCATGAGGGCACAGCAGAGGGCATGGAGAACATGGCGGATGCTGTCACCCATGCTCGTTTTGTGGGCACTGATCCTGCCAGTGATGAAGTTGTCCTGATGAAAATCCTTCAG ATTCTACGGACTCTGCTGCTAACCCCAGTGGGTGCCCACCTTACCAATGAATCTGTGTGTGAGATTATGCAGTCTTGCTTCCGGATCTGCTTTGAAATGAGGCTCAGTG AGTTATTGAGAAAATCCGCAGAGCACACTCTCGTAGACATGGTGCAGCTGCTCTTCACAAG GTTACCTCAGTTTAAAGAAGAACCCAAGAGCTATGTGGGGACCAACATGAAGAAG CTGAAAATGAGAGCTGGAGGCATGAGTGATTCAtccaaatggaagaaacagaAGAGATCCCCTCGGCCCCCACGCCATATGACCAAAGTCACACCAGGTTCAGAGCTGCCCACTCCCAATGGAACCACCTTATCATCTAACCTCACTG GCAGCATGCCCTTCATTGATGTGCCCACTCCCATCTCCTCTGCAAGTTCAGAAGCTGCCTCAGCAGTGGTCAGTCCCTCTACAGACAGTGGCCTGGAATTCTCCTCCCAAACCACTTCCAAGGAAGACCTTACTGATCTAGAGCAACCTGGCTCTCCAGGGTACAGCACAGCTACAGAACCTGGGAGCAGTGAGCTAGGTGTTCCCGAGCAGCCTGACCTCCAG GAAGGGACCCATGTGGAAAAGTCCCAGTCAGCATCTGTGGAGTCCATCCCTGAAGTGTTAGAGGAGTGCACGTCCCCTGCCGACCACTCTGACTCTGCCTCTGTCCATGACATGGATTACGTCAATCCCCGGGGCGTGCGCTTTACACAGTCCTCCCAGAAAGAAG GCACAGCTTTGGTCCCCTATGGTCTTCCCTGCATCCGCGAGCTCTTCCGCTTCCTCATCTCCCTCACCAATCCACACGACCGCCATAACTCAGAGGTTATGATTCACATGGGACTGCATTTGCTGACAGTGGCCCTTGAGTCAGCCCCTGTAGCCCAGTGCCAGACCCTCTTGGGCCTCATCAAGGATGAGATGTGCCGTCACTTATTCCAG AATGCCTTCCCTGTGTCTGGTCAACTCTATACAACACACCTACTATCTCTTGATGCCCTATTGACAGTGATTGACAGCACCGAGGCCCACTGCcaggccaaagtcctcaacagCCTCACCCAGCAAGAGAAGAAGGAGACAGCCAGACCAAGCTGTGAGATAGTAGATGGCACCCGAGAAGCTAGCAATA CTGAGAGAACTGCCAGCGATGGGAAAGCTGTAGGCATGGCCTCAGACATCCCAGGCCTGCATCTGCCAGGTGGAGGGTGGCTGCCACCAGAACATGGGAAACCAGGACGCAGTGATATGGAGGAAGCTGTTGACTCTGGGG CTGACAAAAAGTTTGCCCGGAAGCCACCTCGATTTTCCTGTCTCCTGCCAGATCCACGGGAactaattgaaattaaaaacaaaaagaag CTGCTAATCACTGGCACAGAGCAGTTCAATCAGAAACCAAAGAAGGGGATTCAGTTTCTGCAAGAGAAAGGCCTCCTCACCATCCCAATGGACAACACAGAGGTTGCTCAGTGGCTCCGAGAGAACCCTCGGCTGGACAAGAAGATGATTGGAGAGTTTGTGAGTGACCGCAAAAACATTGACCTGTTGGAGAGCTTTGTGAG CACCTTCAGTTTTCAGGGTCTGCGACTGGACGAAGCTCTCCGCCTCTACCTGGAAGCCTTCCGTTTGCCTGGGGAAGCACCAGTCATCCAGAGGTTGCTGGAGGCATTCACAGAGCGTTGGATG AATTGTAATGGCTCCCCATTTGCCAATAGCGATGCCTGCTTTTCCCTGGCCTATGCTGTCATCATGCTTAATACTGACCAGCACAACCACAATGTTCGTAAACAGAATGCACCCATGACCCTGGAG GAGTTTCGCAAAAATCTAAAAGGTGTGAACGGAGGCAAGGACTTTGAGCAAGACATCCTGGAGGACATGTACCATGCCATCAA GAATGAGGAAATTGTAATGCCTGAGGAACAGACAGGCTTGGTTCGGGAGAACTATGTGTGGAATGTGCTGCTTCATCGAGGTGCCACCCCTGAGGGCATATTCCTGCGTGTGCCTACTGCCAGCTATGATCTTGACCTCTTCACCATGACCTGGGGCCCCACTATTGCTGCTCTCTCTTATGTCTTTGACAAAAGCCTTGAGGAGACAATCATCCAGAAAGCCATCTCAGGCTTCAG GAAGTGCGCCATGATCTCCGCCCACTATGGCCTCAGCGATGTGTTTGACAATCTCATCATCTCTCTATGCAAATTCACAGCTCTCAGCAGTGAG TCTATTGAGAACCTGCCCAGTGTATTTGGAAGCAACCCTAAAGCCCATATTGCAGCCAAGACAGTATTCCATTTGGCCCATCGTCATGGTGACATCTTGCGGGAGGGCTGGAAGAATATCATGGAGGCCATGCTGCAGCTCTTCCGAGCCCAACTACTGCCCAAGGCTATGGTAGAG GTAGAAGATTTTGTGGATCCCAATGGCAAGATCTCTCTACAGCGGGAAGAGACACCATCAAACCG AGGAGAGTCAACAGTGCTGAGCTTTGTGAGCTGGCTAACACTGAGTGGTCCTGAGCAGTCTAGTGTGCGGGGCCCATCCACTGAAAACCAAGAGGCCAAGAGAGTGGCCTTAGAGTGTATAAAG CAATGTGACCCAGAAAAAATGATCACAGAAAGCAAGTTCCTCCAGCTGGAATCACTACAGGAGCTCATGAAG GCTCTGGTCTCAGTGACACCAGATGAAGAGACATATGATGAGGAAGATGCTGCTTTCTGCCTAGAGATGCTGCTAAGGATTGTGTTGGAGAACAG GGATCGTGTGGGCTGTGTGTGGCAGACTGTTCGAGACCATCTATACCACCTCTGTGTTCAGGCACAAGATTTCTGCTTCCTTGTGGAGCGGGCAGTGGTGGGGTTGCTACGCCTGGCCATTCGGCTGCTCCGGAGAGAAGAGATCAGTGGTCAG GTGCTGCTCTCTCTACGCATTTTGCTACTGATGAAACCCAGTGTGCTATCCCGAGTCAGCCACCAGGTTGCGTACGGGCTCCATGAACTCCTGAAGACCAACGCAGCCAACATCCACTCAGGTGATGACTGGGCCACACTCTTCACGCTGCTGGAGTGCATCGGCTCAGGTGTGAAGCCTCCAGCTGCTCTGCAGGCCACAGCCAGAGCAGATGCACCTGATGCTG GGGCCCAGTCAGACAGTGAGCTCTCATCCTACCATCAGAATGATGTGAGCCTGGATCGAGGGTACACTTCCGACTCAGAGGTCTACACTGACCATGGCAGGCCGGGCAAGATACACCGATCAGCCACAGATGCCGATGTGGTCAACAGTGGTTGGTTAGTG GTCGGGAAGGATGACATTGATAACTCCAAGCCAGGGCCCAGCCACCCAGGCCCTTCACCCCTGATCAATCAATACAGCCTAACAGTGGGACTGGATTTGGGGCCACATGACACTAAGTCTCTGCTTAAGTGTGTGGAATCGCTGTCCTTCATCGTGCGTGATGCTGCCCATATCACACCTGACAACTTCGAGCTCTGTGTCAAGACTCTCCGGATCTTTGTGGAGGCCAGTCTGAATGGCG GATGCAAGTCCCAGGAGAAACGTGGCAAGAGTCACAAATATGACAGCAAAGGGAACCGCTTCAAGAAGAAATCCAAAGAGGGATCAATGCTTCGCCGGCCTCGAACCTCCAGCCAACATGCCTCTCGGGGCGGGCAGAGTGATGATGATGAGGACGAAGGCGTGCCTGCCAGCTACCATACGGTGTCTTTACAG TTGCTAGACCTGATGCACACCCTGCACACGCGGGCAGCCTCTATCTACAGCTCATGGGCGGAGGAGCAACGCCACCTGGAGACAGGTGGCCAGAAGATTGAAGCTGATTCTCGCACCCTCTGGGCCCACTGCTGGTGCCCTTTACTGCAGG GTATTGCCTGCCTGTGCTGCGATGCCCGGCGCCAGGTACGGATGCAGGCACTGACCTATCTGCAGCGAGCACTACTTGTACATGATCTGCAAAAGCTAGATGCCCTGGAATGGGAGTCCTGTTTTAACAAG GTGCTGTTTCCTCTACTTACCAAGCTCTTGGAGAACATCAGCCCTGCAGATGTGGGTGGGATGGAGGAGACCCGGATGAGGGCTTCCACATTGCTCTCTAAG GTCTTCCTGCAGCACCTGTCTCCACTGCTGTCACTCTCTACCTTTGCGGCCCTCTGGCTCACCATCTTGGACTTCATGGACAAGTACATGCACGCAGGTTCCAGCGACTTACTG TCAGAGGCGATCCCTGAGTCTCTGAAGAACATGCTTCTGGTGATGGACACAGCGGAGATTTTCCACAGTGCAGATGCACGGGGAGGCGGCCCCTCGGCCCTCTGGGAGATCACCTGGGAACGCATTGACTGTTTTCTGCCTCACCTACGAGATGAACTCTTCAAGCAGACCGTCATCCAGG ACCCCATACCCATGGAGCCTCATGGCCAAAAGCCTCTCGCCTCAGCCCACCTGACTTCCGCTGCTGGCGACACCAGGTCACCTGGCCATCCACCGCCCCCAGAGATTCCATCTGAGCTGGGGGCCTGTG ACTTTGAGAAGCCTGAAGGCCCCCGAGCCGCCAGCAGCAGCTCCCCAGGATCACCAGTGGCCTCAAGCCCCAGCAGGCTGAGCCCCACCCCCGATGGGCCTCCACCCTTGGCTCAGCCCCCACTGATCCTGCAGCCCTTGGCCTCCCCACTGCAGGTGGGCGTGCCACCTATGACTCTGCCCATCATCCTCAACCCTGCGCTCATCGAGGCCACCTCACCAGTGCCCCTCCTGGCCACACCCCGCCCCACAGATCCCATACCCACCTCTGAGGTCAACTAA
- the GBF1 gene encoding Golgi-specific brefeldin A-resistance guanine nucleotide exchange factor 1 isoform X14 yields MVDKNIYIIQGEINVVVGAIKRNARWSTHTPLDEERDPLLHSFSHLKEVLNSITELSEIEPNVFLRPFLEVIRSEDTTGPITGLALTSVNKFLSYALIDPTHEGTAEGMENMADAVTHARFVGTDPASDEVVLMKILQILRTLLLTPVGAHLTNESVCEIMQSCFRICFEMRLSELLRKSAEHTLVDMVQLLFTRLPQFKEEPKSYVGTNMKKLKMRAGGMSDSSKWKKQKRSPRPPRHMTKVTPGSELPTPNGTTLSSNLTGSMPFIDVPTPISSASSEAASAVVSPSTDSGLEFSSQTTSKEDLTDLEQPGSPGYSTATEPGSSELGVPEQPDLQEGTHVEKSQSASVESIPEVLEECTSPADHSDSASVHDMDYVNPRGVRFTQSSQKEGTALVPYGLPCIRELFRFLISLTNPHDRHNSEVMIHMGLHLLTVALESAPVAQCQTLLGLIKDEMCRHLFQLLSIERLNLYAASLRVCFLLFESMREHLKFQMEMYIKKLMEIITVENPKMPYEMKEMALEAIVQLWRIPSFVTELYINYDCDYYCSNLFEDLTKLLSKNAFPVSGQLYTTHLLSLDALLTVIDSTEAHCQAKVLNSLTQQEKKETARPSCEIVDGTREASNTERTASDGKAVGMASDIPGLHLPGGGWLPPEHGKPGRSDMEEAVDSGADKKFARKPPRFSCLLPDPRELIEIKNKKKLLITGTEQFNQKPKKGIQFLQEKGLLTIPMDNTEVAQWLRENPRLDKKMIGEFVSDRKNIDLLESFVSTFSFQGLRLDEALRLYLEAFRLPGEAPVIQRLLEAFTERWMNCNGSPFANSDACFSLAYAVIMLNTDQHNHNVRKQNAPMTLEEFRKNLKGVNGGKDFEQDILEDMYHAIKNEEIVMPEEQTGLVRENYVWNVLLHRGATPEGIFLRVPTASYDLDLFTMTWGPTIAALSYVFDKSLEETIIQKAISGFRKCAMISAHYGLSDVFDNLIISLCKFTALSSESIENLPSVFGSNPKAHIAAKTVFHLAHRHGDILREGWKNIMEAMLQLFRAQLLPKAMVEVEDFVDPNGKISLQREETPSNRGESTVLSFVSWLTLSGPEQSSVRGPSTENQEAKRVALECIKQCDPEKMITESKFLQLESLQELMKALVSVTPDEETYDEEDAAFCLEMLLRIVLENRDRVGCVWQTVRDHLYHLCVQAQDFCFLVERAVVGLLRLAIRLLRREEISGQVLLSLRILLLMKPSVLSRVSHQVAYGLHELLKTNAANIHSGDDWATLFTLLECIGSGVKPPAALQATARADAPDAGAQSDSELSSYHQNDVSLDRGYTSDSEVYTDHGRPGKIHRSATDADVVNSGWLVVGKDDIDNSKPGPSHPGPSPLINQYSLTVGLDLGPHDTKSLLKCVESLSFIVRDAAHITPDNFELCVKTLRIFVEASLNGGCKSQEKRGKSHKYDSKGNRFKKKSKEGSMLRRPRTSSQHASRGGQSDDDEDEGVPASYHTVSLQLLDLMHTLHTRAASIYSSWAEEQRHLETGGQKIEADSRTLWAHCWCPLLQGIACLCCDARRQVRMQALTYLQRALLVHDLQKLDALEWESCFNKVLFPLLTKLLENISPADVGGMEETRMRASTLLSKVFLQHLSPLLSLSTFAALWLTILDFMDKYMHAGSSDLLSEAIPESLKNMLLVMDTAEIFHSADARGGGPSALWEITWERIDCFLPHLRDELFKQTVIQDPIPMEPHGQKPLASAHLTSAAGDTRSPGHPPPPEIPSELGACDFEKPEGPRAASSSSPGSPVASSPSRLSPTPDGPPPLAQPPLILQPLASPLQVGVPPMTLPIILNPALIEATSPVPLLATPRPTDPIPTSEVN; encoded by the exons ATCCCACCCATGAGGGCACAGCAGAGGGCATGGAGAACATGGCGGATGCTGTCACCCATGCTCGTTTTGTGGGCACTGATCCTGCCAGTGATGAAGTTGTCCTGATGAAAATCCTTCAG ATTCTACGGACTCTGCTGCTAACCCCAGTGGGTGCCCACCTTACCAATGAATCTGTGTGTGAGATTATGCAGTCTTGCTTCCGGATCTGCTTTGAAATGAGGCTCAGTG AGTTATTGAGAAAATCCGCAGAGCACACTCTCGTAGACATGGTGCAGCTGCTCTTCACAAG GTTACCTCAGTTTAAAGAAGAACCCAAGAGCTATGTGGGGACCAACATGAAGAAG CTGAAAATGAGAGCTGGAGGCATGAGTGATTCAtccaaatggaagaaacagaAGAGATCCCCTCGGCCCCCACGCCATATGACCAAAGTCACACCAGGTTCAGAGCTGCCCACTCCCAATGGAACCACCTTATCATCTAACCTCACTG GCAGCATGCCCTTCATTGATGTGCCCACTCCCATCTCCTCTGCAAGTTCAGAAGCTGCCTCAGCAGTGGTCAGTCCCTCTACAGACAGTGGCCTGGAATTCTCCTCCCAAACCACTTCCAAGGAAGACCTTACTGATCTAGAGCAACCTGGCTCTCCAGGGTACAGCACAGCTACAGAACCTGGGAGCAGTGAGCTAGGTGTTCCCGAGCAGCCTGACCTCCAG GAAGGGACCCATGTGGAAAAGTCCCAGTCAGCATCTGTGGAGTCCATCCCTGAAGTGTTAGAGGAGTGCACGTCCCCTGCCGACCACTCTGACTCTGCCTCTGTCCATGACATGGATTACGTCAATCCCCGGGGCGTGCGCTTTACACAGTCCTCCCAGAAAGAAG GCACAGCTTTGGTCCCCTATGGTCTTCCCTGCATCCGCGAGCTCTTCCGCTTCCTCATCTCCCTCACCAATCCACACGACCGCCATAACTCAGAGGTTATGATTCACATGGGACTGCATTTGCTGACAGTGGCCCTTGAGTCAGCCCCTGTAGCCCAGTGCCAGACCCTCTTGGGCCTCATCAAGGATGAGATGTGCCGTCACTTATTCCAG CTACTCAGCATAGAGCGACTGAACCTTTATGCTGCTTCCCTGCGAGTATGCTTCCTACTGTTTGAGAGCATGCGAGAGCACCTCAAGTTCCAAATGGAG atgtacatcaaaaagcttatggaGATCATCACTGTGGAGAACCCCAAGATGCCTTACGAGATGAAGGAGATGGCACTGGAGGCCATTGTGCAGCTCTGGCGCATCCCCAGCTTTGTCACAGAGCTCTACATCAACTATGATTGTGACTACTACTGTTCCAACCTCTTTGAGGATCTCACAAAGCTGCTGTCCAAG AATGCCTTCCCTGTGTCTGGTCAACTCTATACAACACACCTACTATCTCTTGATGCCCTATTGACAGTGATTGACAGCACCGAGGCCCACTGCcaggccaaagtcctcaacagCCTCACCCAGCAAGAGAAGAAGGAGACAGCCAGACCAAGCTGTGAGATAGTAGATGGCACCCGAGAAGCTAGCAATA CTGAGAGAACTGCCAGCGATGGGAAAGCTGTAGGCATGGCCTCAGACATCCCAGGCCTGCATCTGCCAGGTGGAGGGTGGCTGCCACCAGAACATGGGAAACCAGGACGCAGTGATATGGAGGAAGCTGTTGACTCTGGGG CTGACAAAAAGTTTGCCCGGAAGCCACCTCGATTTTCCTGTCTCCTGCCAGATCCACGGGAactaattgaaattaaaaacaaaaagaag CTGCTAATCACTGGCACAGAGCAGTTCAATCAGAAACCAAAGAAGGGGATTCAGTTTCTGCAAGAGAAAGGCCTCCTCACCATCCCAATGGACAACACAGAGGTTGCTCAGTGGCTCCGAGAGAACCCTCGGCTGGACAAGAAGATGATTGGAGAGTTTGTGAGTGACCGCAAAAACATTGACCTGTTGGAGAGCTTTGTGAG CACCTTCAGTTTTCAGGGTCTGCGACTGGACGAAGCTCTCCGCCTCTACCTGGAAGCCTTCCGTTTGCCTGGGGAAGCACCAGTCATCCAGAGGTTGCTGGAGGCATTCACAGAGCGTTGGATG AATTGTAATGGCTCCCCATTTGCCAATAGCGATGCCTGCTTTTCCCTGGCCTATGCTGTCATCATGCTTAATACTGACCAGCACAACCACAATGTTCGTAAACAGAATGCACCCATGACCCTGGAG GAGTTTCGCAAAAATCTAAAAGGTGTGAACGGAGGCAAGGACTTTGAGCAAGACATCCTGGAGGACATGTACCATGCCATCAA GAATGAGGAAATTGTAATGCCTGAGGAACAGACAGGCTTGGTTCGGGAGAACTATGTGTGGAATGTGCTGCTTCATCGAGGTGCCACCCCTGAGGGCATATTCCTGCGTGTGCCTACTGCCAGCTATGATCTTGACCTCTTCACCATGACCTGGGGCCCCACTATTGCTGCTCTCTCTTATGTCTTTGACAAAAGCCTTGAGGAGACAATCATCCAGAAAGCCATCTCAGGCTTCAG GAAGTGCGCCATGATCTCCGCCCACTATGGCCTCAGCGATGTGTTTGACAATCTCATCATCTCTCTATGCAAATTCACAGCTCTCAGCAGTGAG TCTATTGAGAACCTGCCCAGTGTATTTGGAAGCAACCCTAAAGCCCATATTGCAGCCAAGACAGTATTCCATTTGGCCCATCGTCATGGTGACATCTTGCGGGAGGGCTGGAAGAATATCATGGAGGCCATGCTGCAGCTCTTCCGAGCCCAACTACTGCCCAAGGCTATGGTAGAG GTAGAAGATTTTGTGGATCCCAATGGCAAGATCTCTCTACAGCGGGAAGAGACACCATCAAACCG AGGAGAGTCAACAGTGCTGAGCTTTGTGAGCTGGCTAACACTGAGTGGTCCTGAGCAGTCTAGTGTGCGGGGCCCATCCACTGAAAACCAAGAGGCCAAGAGAGTGGCCTTAGAGTGTATAAAG CAATGTGACCCAGAAAAAATGATCACAGAAAGCAAGTTCCTCCAGCTGGAATCACTACAGGAGCTCATGAAG GCTCTGGTCTCAGTGACACCAGATGAAGAGACATATGATGAGGAAGATGCTGCTTTCTGCCTAGAGATGCTGCTAAGGATTGTGTTGGAGAACAG GGATCGTGTGGGCTGTGTGTGGCAGACTGTTCGAGACCATCTATACCACCTCTGTGTTCAGGCACAAGATTTCTGCTTCCTTGTGGAGCGGGCAGTGGTGGGGTTGCTACGCCTGGCCATTCGGCTGCTCCGGAGAGAAGAGATCAGTGGTCAG GTGCTGCTCTCTCTACGCATTTTGCTACTGATGAAACCCAGTGTGCTATCCCGAGTCAGCCACCAGGTTGCGTACGGGCTCCATGAACTCCTGAAGACCAACGCAGCCAACATCCACTCAGGTGATGACTGGGCCACACTCTTCACGCTGCTGGAGTGCATCGGCTCAGGTGTGAAGCCTCCAGCTGCTCTGCAGGCCACAGCCAGAGCAGATGCACCTGATGCTG GGGCCCAGTCAGACAGTGAGCTCTCATCCTACCATCAGAATGATGTGAGCCTGGATCGAGGGTACACTTCCGACTCAGAGGTCTACACTGACCATGGCAGGCCGGGCAAGATACACCGATCAGCCACAGATGCCGATGTGGTCAACAGTGGTTGGTTAGTG GTCGGGAAGGATGACATTGATAACTCCAAGCCAGGGCCCAGCCACCCAGGCCCTTCACCCCTGATCAATCAATACAGCCTAACAGTGGGACTGGATTTGGGGCCACATGACACTAAGTCTCTGCTTAAGTGTGTGGAATCGCTGTCCTTCATCGTGCGTGATGCTGCCCATATCACACCTGACAACTTCGAGCTCTGTGTCAAGACTCTCCGGATCTTTGTGGAGGCCAGTCTGAATGGCG GATGCAAGTCCCAGGAGAAACGTGGCAAGAGTCACAAATATGACAGCAAAGGGAACCGCTTCAAGAAGAAATCCAAAGAGGGATCAATGCTTCGCCGGCCTCGAACCTCCAGCCAACATGCCTCTCGGGGCGGGCAGAGTGATGATGATGAGGACGAAGGCGTGCCTGCCAGCTACCATACGGTGTCTTTACAG TTGCTAGACCTGATGCACACCCTGCACACGCGGGCAGCCTCTATCTACAGCTCATGGGCGGAGGAGCAACGCCACCTGGAGACAGGTGGCCAGAAGATTGAAGCTGATTCTCGCACCCTCTGGGCCCACTGCTGGTGCCCTTTACTGCAGG GTATTGCCTGCCTGTGCTGCGATGCCCGGCGCCAGGTACGGATGCAGGCACTGACCTATCTGCAGCGAGCACTACTTGTACATGATCTGCAAAAGCTAGATGCCCTGGAATGGGAGTCCTGTTTTAACAAG GTGCTGTTTCCTCTACTTACCAAGCTCTTGGAGAACATCAGCCCTGCAGATGTGGGTGGGATGGAGGAGACCCGGATGAGGGCTTCCACATTGCTCTCTAAG GTCTTCCTGCAGCACCTGTCTCCACTGCTGTCACTCTCTACCTTTGCGGCCCTCTGGCTCACCATCTTGGACTTCATGGACAAGTACATGCACGCAGGTTCCAGCGACTTACTG TCAGAGGCGATCCCTGAGTCTCTGAAGAACATGCTTCTGGTGATGGACACAGCGGAGATTTTCCACAGTGCAGATGCACGGGGAGGCGGCCCCTCGGCCCTCTGGGAGATCACCTGGGAACGCATTGACTGTTTTCTGCCTCACCTACGAGATGAACTCTTCAAGCAGACCGTCATCCAGG ACCCCATACCCATGGAGCCTCATGGCCAAAAGCCTCTCGCCTCAGCCCACCTGACTTCCGCTGCTGGCGACACCAGGTCACCTGGCCATCCACCGCCCCCAGAGATTCCATCTGAGCTGGGGGCCTGTG ACTTTGAGAAGCCTGAAGGCCCCCGAGCCGCCAGCAGCAGCTCCCCAGGATCACCAGTGGCCTCAAGCCCCAGCAGGCTGAGCCCCACCCCCGATGGGCCTCCACCCTTGGCTCAGCCCCCACTGATCCTGCAGCCCTTGGCCTCCCCACTGCAGGTGGGCGTGCCACCTATGACTCTGCCCATCATCCTCAACCCTGCGCTCATCGAGGCCACCTCACCAGTGCCCCTCCTGGCCACACCCCGCCCCACAGATCCCATACCCACCTCTGAGGTCAACTAA